A region from the Streptomyces lydicus genome encodes:
- the pepN gene encoding aminopeptidase N encodes MPALQRDEAQTRARLIDVHRYEVALDLTRGDEDHFASRTVIHFTAHAAGDTFVEVKPAELHSATLDGHPLDPAALQDNRLPLTGLTPGAHELRLDATMRYSRTGEGMHRFTDPADGETYVYTQLFMEDVQRVFAAFDQPDLKAVFALTVTAPTEWTVLGNGIATQGDPGHWTLAPTPLISTYLVAVAAGPWHSVRAEHAGLPFGLHCRRSLAPYLDADAEEILDLTRRCFDRYHQIFEEPYPFDSYDQAFVPEFNAGAMENPGLVTFRDEFVFRSAVTDTERQTRGMVVSHEMAHMWFGDLVTLQWWDDIWLNESFAEYMGYQVLSEATRFKDTWTDFAIARKGWGYDADQRPSTHPVAPAPEDVPDTTSALTNFDGISYAKGASALRQLVAWMGEKDFLAGINDHFARHRFGNATLADFIDSLARATDRDVHAWAERWLRTTGVDTLTPVVQEGTDGHWSVSVEQTGSQDGTRPHRLTIGLYDHDRTTPGRLVPREPLSWDVPDGGGHSGTGGRPALLLLNDQDLSYAKVRLDPVSWDTALGALSGLPEPLTRAVVWNAARDMVRDGELAPAAYLDAARTHLPYETDLAVVQGVLAFARTQIADRYLPRIERRTALATLTSLSRDILRRTEGPEHGAEAGLRLTAVRTFIDSATTPEGIQDWLDDGSVPGGPRLDPELRWRILGRLATLGAAPLDELRAAIDAELARDPSATGREGAARCHAALPDPAAKQAAWDALFTTDGKAALSNYLFTATATGFWAPEQHDLLRPYVARYFTEVPALAAARGPALADAAGRYAFPAVFVEEDTLRRGEACLTDGDPAPALRRKLIDQLDDLRRALKVRTAAGGA; translated from the coding sequence ATGCCCGCACTGCAGCGCGACGAGGCGCAGACCCGAGCCCGGCTCATCGACGTCCACCGTTACGAGGTCGCCCTCGACCTCACCCGAGGCGACGAGGACCACTTCGCCTCCCGTACGGTCATCCATTTCACCGCGCACGCCGCCGGCGACACCTTCGTCGAGGTCAAACCCGCGGAGCTGCACTCCGCCACCCTCGACGGCCACCCCCTCGACCCCGCGGCCCTGCAGGACAACCGCCTCCCGCTCACCGGCCTCACCCCCGGCGCCCATGAACTGCGCCTGGACGCCACCATGCGCTACTCCCGCACCGGCGAAGGCATGCACCGCTTCACCGACCCCGCCGACGGCGAGACCTACGTCTACACCCAGCTTTTCATGGAGGACGTCCAGCGCGTCTTCGCGGCCTTCGACCAGCCCGACCTCAAGGCCGTCTTCGCCCTCACCGTCACCGCCCCCACCGAGTGGACCGTCCTAGGAAACGGCATCGCCACCCAAGGCGACCCCGGCCACTGGACCCTCGCCCCCACCCCGCTGATCTCCACCTACCTGGTCGCCGTCGCCGCAGGCCCCTGGCACTCCGTACGCGCCGAACACGCCGGACTGCCCTTCGGCCTCCACTGCCGCCGCTCCCTGGCCCCGTACCTCGACGCCGACGCCGAGGAAATCCTCGACCTCACCCGGCGCTGCTTCGACCGCTACCACCAGATCTTCGAGGAGCCCTACCCCTTCGACTCGTACGACCAGGCCTTCGTCCCCGAGTTCAACGCCGGCGCCATGGAGAACCCCGGCCTGGTCACCTTCCGCGACGAGTTCGTCTTCCGCTCCGCCGTCACCGACACCGAACGCCAGACCCGCGGCATGGTCGTCTCCCACGAAATGGCGCATATGTGGTTCGGCGACCTCGTCACCCTCCAATGGTGGGACGACATCTGGCTGAACGAGTCCTTCGCCGAATACATGGGCTACCAGGTCCTGTCCGAAGCCACCCGCTTCAAGGACACCTGGACCGACTTCGCCATCGCACGCAAGGGCTGGGGCTACGACGCCGACCAGCGCCCCTCCACCCACCCCGTCGCCCCCGCCCCCGAGGACGTCCCCGACACCACCTCGGCGCTCACCAACTTCGACGGCATCTCCTACGCCAAGGGCGCCTCCGCCCTGCGCCAACTCGTCGCCTGGATGGGGGAGAAGGACTTCCTCGCCGGTATCAACGACCACTTCGCCCGGCACCGCTTCGGCAACGCCACCCTCGCCGACTTCATCGATTCGCTCGCCCGTGCCACCGACCGCGACGTCCACGCCTGGGCCGAGCGCTGGCTGCGCACCACGGGAGTCGACACCCTGACCCCCGTCGTACAGGAAGGCACGGACGGCCACTGGAGCGTGTCCGTCGAGCAGACCGGAAGCCAGGACGGCACCCGCCCGCACCGGCTCACCATCGGCCTCTACGACCACGACCGCACCACCCCGGGCCGCCTCGTCCCGCGCGAGCCGCTGTCCTGGGACGTGCCCGACGGCGGCGGCCACTCCGGCACGGGCGGCCGCCCCGCCCTGCTCCTGCTCAACGACCAGGACCTCAGCTACGCCAAGGTCCGCCTCGACCCCGTCTCCTGGGACACCGCCCTCGGCGCACTGTCCGGACTTCCCGAACCGCTGACCCGCGCCGTGGTGTGGAACGCCGCCCGCGACATGGTCCGCGACGGCGAACTCGCCCCCGCCGCCTATCTCGACGCCGCCCGCACCCACCTCCCGTACGAAACCGACCTCGCCGTCGTCCAGGGCGTCCTGGCCTTCGCCCGCACCCAGATCGCCGACCGTTACCTCCCCCGCATCGAACGCCGCACCGCCCTCGCCACCCTCACCTCCCTCAGTCGCGACATACTCCGCCGCACCGAAGGCCCCGAACACGGCGCGGAAGCGGGGCTGCGGCTCACCGCCGTCCGTACCTTCATCGACAGCGCCACCACTCCCGAAGGCATCCAGGACTGGCTCGATGACGGCAGCGTCCCCGGCGGCCCCCGCCTCGACCCCGAACTGCGCTGGCGCATCCTGGGCCGGCTCGCCACCCTCGGCGCGGCGCCGCTCGACGAACTCCGCGCCGCCATCGACGCCGAACTCGCCCGCGACCCCAGCGCCACCGGCCGCGAAGGCGCCGCCCGCTGCCACGCCGCGCTCCCCGACCCGGCCGCCAAACAAGCCGCCTGGGACGCCCTGTTCACCACCGACGGCAAGGCCGCCCTGTCCAACTACCTCTTCACCGCCACCGCCACCGGCTTCTGGGCACCCGAACAGCACGACCTGCTCCGCCCCTACGTCGCCCGCTACTTCACCGAGGTCCCCGCCCTCGCCGCCGCCCGCGGCCCCGCTCTCGCCGATGCCGCCGGCCGCTACGCCTTCCCCGCCGTCTTCGTCGAGGAGGACACCCTCAGGCGCGGCGAGGCCTGCCTCACCGACGGCGACCCGGCACCCGCCCTGCGCCGCAAGCTCATCGACCAGCTCGACGATCTGCGCAGGGCACTGAAGGTACGCACCGCGGCCGGGGGCGCCTAG
- a CDS encoding VOC family protein, which yields MTGSATQGIKTVLHPVSDLAAAKAVYAALLGVPPQADESYYVGFEAGGQHIGLVPGGGPQGMTAPVAYWHVPDIEAKLAEVTAAGATVKEPAHEVGGGRLVATVTDPDGNVLGLLQDR from the coding sequence ATGACCGGTTCTGCCACCCAGGGAATCAAGACCGTGCTGCACCCCGTGTCCGACCTGGCGGCGGCCAAGGCGGTGTACGCCGCCCTGCTCGGCGTACCACCGCAGGCCGACGAGTCCTACTACGTCGGCTTCGAGGCCGGCGGCCAGCACATCGGGTTGGTGCCGGGCGGCGGCCCGCAGGGCATGACCGCGCCGGTGGCCTACTGGCACGTGCCGGACATCGAGGCGAAGCTGGCCGAGGTGACCGCCGCGGGCGCCACCGTGAAGGAGCCCGCGCACGAGGTCGGCGGCGGCCGCCTGGTGGCCACCGTCACCGACCCCGACGGCAACGTCCTCGGGCTGCTCCAGGACCGATGA
- a CDS encoding ATP-binding cassette domain-containing protein, translated as MSKVTRTAPQTPAPHAADSHDLIRVHGARENNLKDVSIEIPKRRLTVFTGVSGSGKSSLVFHTIAAESQRLINETYSAFVQGFMPTLGRPEVDVLEGLTTAIIVDQQRMGGDARSTVGTVTDANAMLRILFSRLGKPHIGPPGAYAFNVPSVRASGAITVERGARKAVKATFHRTGGMCTRCEGRGTVSDIDLTQLYDDSKSLAEGAFTIPGWKSDSFWTVRVYAESGLLDPDKPIREFTKKEMHDFLHREPTKVKVEGVNLTYEGLIPKIQKSFLSKDKEALQPHIRAFVERAVTFTTCPECDGTRLSEAARSSRIGDISIADACALQISDLAAWVRGLDEPSVAPLLTALQQTLDSFAEIGLGYLSLDRASGTLSGGEAQRVKMIRHLGSSLTDTTYVFDEPTTGLHPHDIQRMNNLLLRLRDKGNTVLVVEHKPETIAIADHVVDLGPGAGAAGGTVCFEGTVEGLRAGGTVTGRHFDDRAAVKKTVRTPTGKLEIRGATTHNLRGVDVDLPLGVLTVVTGVAGSGKSSLVHGSLPRRAGAADEGVVSVDQAPIRGSRRSNPATYTGLLDPIRKAFAKANGVKPGLFSSNSEGACPTCNGAGVIFTDLAMMAGVASPCEECEGRRFQASVLDHHLGGRDISEVLAMSVTEAGEFFGDGEARTPAAHRILGRLADVGLGYLGLGQPLTTLSGGERQRLKLATHMAEKGGVYLLDEPTAGLHLADVEQLLGLLDRLVDSGKSVIVIEHHQAVMAHADWIIDLGPGAGHDGGRIVFEGTPADLVAARSTLTGEHLAAYVGT; from the coding sequence ATGAGCAAGGTCACGAGGACGGCCCCGCAGACGCCCGCCCCGCACGCCGCCGACAGCCACGATCTGATCCGCGTACACGGCGCGCGCGAGAACAACCTCAAGGACGTCAGCATCGAGATCCCGAAGCGCCGGCTGACGGTGTTCACCGGCGTCTCCGGCTCGGGCAAGAGCTCACTGGTCTTCCACACCATCGCCGCGGAGTCGCAGCGGCTGATCAACGAGACCTACAGCGCCTTCGTACAGGGCTTCATGCCGACCCTGGGCCGGCCCGAGGTCGACGTCCTCGAAGGGCTGACCACCGCGATCATCGTCGACCAGCAGCGGATGGGGGGCGATGCCCGCTCCACCGTCGGCACCGTCACCGACGCCAACGCGATGCTGCGCATCCTCTTCAGCCGGCTCGGGAAGCCGCACATCGGCCCGCCCGGCGCGTACGCCTTCAACGTCCCCTCGGTCCGGGCGAGCGGCGCCATCACCGTCGAGCGCGGAGCCCGCAAGGCGGTGAAGGCGACCTTCCACCGCACCGGCGGCATGTGCACACGCTGCGAAGGCCGCGGCACGGTCTCCGACATCGACCTCACCCAGCTCTACGACGACTCCAAGTCGCTCGCCGAGGGCGCGTTCACCATCCCCGGCTGGAAGTCCGACAGCTTCTGGACCGTACGGGTCTACGCCGAGTCGGGCCTGCTCGACCCGGACAAGCCGATCCGCGAGTTCACCAAGAAGGAGATGCACGACTTCCTCCACCGGGAGCCGACCAAGGTCAAGGTCGAGGGCGTCAACCTCACCTACGAAGGGCTGATCCCCAAGATCCAGAAGTCGTTCCTGTCCAAGGACAAGGAGGCGCTGCAGCCGCACATCCGGGCGTTCGTGGAGCGGGCGGTCACCTTCACCACCTGCCCCGAGTGCGACGGCACCCGGCTGAGTGAAGCAGCCCGGTCCTCGCGCATCGGCGACATCAGCATCGCCGACGCCTGCGCCCTGCAGATCAGCGACCTGGCCGCCTGGGTCCGCGGCCTCGACGAGCCGTCGGTGGCGCCCCTGCTCACCGCGCTGCAGCAGACGCTCGACTCGTTCGCCGAGATCGGCCTCGGCTACCTCTCCCTCGACCGGGCGTCGGGCACCCTGTCGGGCGGCGAGGCACAGCGCGTCAAGATGATCCGCCACCTCGGCTCCTCGCTCACCGACACCACCTACGTCTTCGACGAGCCCACCACGGGCCTGCACCCCCATGACATCCAGCGGATGAACAACCTGCTGCTGCGGCTGCGGGACAAGGGCAACACGGTGCTCGTCGTGGAGCACAAGCCGGAGACCATCGCGATCGCCGACCACGTCGTCGACCTGGGCCCCGGCGCCGGTGCGGCGGGCGGCACGGTCTGCTTCGAGGGCACCGTCGAGGGCCTGCGGGCCGGCGGCACCGTCACCGGCCGCCACTTCGACGACCGGGCCGCCGTCAAGAAGACCGTGCGCACCCCCACCGGCAAGCTGGAGATCCGCGGCGCGACCACGCACAACCTGCGCGGCGTCGACGTCGACCTCCCGCTCGGCGTGCTGACCGTCGTCACCGGCGTCGCCGGCTCCGGAAAGAGCTCACTCGTCCACGGGTCGCTGCCCAGGCGGGCGGGAGCCGCCGACGAGGGCGTGGTGTCCGTCGACCAGGCCCCGATCCGCGGCTCACGACGGAGCAACCCGGCGACGTACACCGGACTGCTCGACCCGATCCGCAAGGCCTTCGCCAAGGCCAACGGCGTGAAGCCGGGACTCTTCAGCTCCAACTCCGAGGGCGCCTGCCCCACCTGCAACGGCGCCGGCGTCATCTTCACCGATCTGGCGATGATGGCCGGCGTCGCCTCCCCCTGCGAGGAGTGCGAGGGAAGGCGGTTCCAGGCCTCCGTCCTGGACCACCACCTCGGCGGCCGCGACATCAGCGAAGTGCTCGCGATGTCGGTGACCGAGGCCGGGGAGTTCTTCGGCGACGGCGAGGCCCGCACCCCGGCCGCGCACCGCATCCTCGGCCGGCTCGCCGACGTCGGGCTCGGCTACCTCGGCCTCGGCCAGCCGCTCACCACACTGTCCGGCGGCGAGCGGCAGCGGCTCAAGCTCGCCACCCACATGGCCGAGAAGGGCGGCGTCTACCTCCTCGACGAACCGACCGCCGGCCTCCACCTCGCCGACGTCGAGCAACTGCTCGGCCTGCTCGACCGGCTCGTCGACTCCGGCAAGTCGGTCATCGTCATCGAGCACCACCAGGCGGTCATGGCGCACGCCGACTGGATCATCGACCTCGGCCCCGGCGCCGGACACGACGGCGGCCGGATCGTCTTCGAGGGCACCCCCGCCGACCTCGTCGCCGCCCGCTCCACCCTCACCGGCGAGCACCTCGCGGCCTACGTCGGCACCTGA
- a CDS encoding pyridoxal phosphate-dependent decarboxylase family protein: MPVPPAGTALAGGTNGPRALRPLLDTVLDALTTGAEDRAGPLPPGGPATVTRAVHEACHPLLPDRGTGPHTALRTLVHTLAAGAADPADPHCAAHLHCPPLALATAADLAACALNPSMDSWDQAPAASALEALTSRELAALVYPQATRPDALITTGGTESNQLALLLAREAAASRGTATDPHRPTPPLQIVCGANAHHSIHRSAWLLGLPEPLTLPTPDGILTPDTVHTCLADLAGRTGPVLLTATAGTTDSGALDPLPALADLADRHGARFHVDAAYGGALLFSDTHRGALNGLARAHTVALDLHKLGWQPVAAGLLAVPDPATLAPLTHQADYLNADDDTEAGLPDLLSRSLRTTRRPDILKIAVTLKALGRHGLGELVDRTLAAAQTLADLIEAHPRYELHSRPALSTVLFRPTGADDTTLATIRRTLLTDGQAVLGRATTPTGLWLKATLLNPHTQPGDLTTLLKLVEGHTPR, translated from the coding sequence ATGCCTGTGCCCCCTGCCGGCACCGCCCTCGCAGGCGGCACCAACGGCCCCCGCGCACTCCGCCCCCTCCTCGACACCGTCCTCGACGCCCTCACCACCGGAGCCGAGGACCGCGCCGGCCCCCTCCCGCCCGGCGGCCCCGCCACCGTCACCCGCGCCGTACACGAGGCCTGCCACCCCCTGCTCCCCGACCGCGGCACCGGCCCGCACACCGCCCTGCGCACCCTCGTCCACACCCTCGCCGCCGGCGCCGCCGACCCCGCCGACCCCCACTGCGCCGCCCACCTGCACTGCCCGCCGCTGGCCCTCGCCACCGCCGCCGACCTCGCCGCCTGCGCCCTCAACCCCTCCATGGACTCCTGGGACCAGGCCCCCGCCGCCTCCGCCCTGGAAGCCCTCACCAGCCGCGAACTCGCCGCGCTGGTCTACCCACAGGCCACCCGCCCCGACGCCCTGATCACCACCGGCGGCACCGAATCCAACCAGCTCGCCCTCCTCCTCGCCCGCGAAGCAGCCGCCTCCCGAGGCACCGCGACCGACCCCCACCGGCCCACCCCGCCCCTCCAGATCGTCTGCGGCGCCAACGCCCACCACAGCATCCACCGCTCCGCCTGGCTCCTCGGCCTCCCCGAACCCCTCACCCTCCCCACCCCCGACGGCATCCTCACCCCCGACACCGTCCACACCTGCCTCGCCGACCTCGCCGGGCGCACCGGCCCCGTCCTCCTCACCGCCACCGCAGGTACCACCGACTCCGGCGCCCTCGATCCCCTGCCCGCCCTCGCCGACCTCGCCGACCGGCACGGCGCCCGCTTCCACGTCGACGCCGCCTACGGCGGAGCCCTCCTCTTCAGCGACACCCACCGCGGCGCACTGAACGGCCTCGCCCGCGCCCACACCGTCGCCCTCGACCTGCACAAACTCGGCTGGCAACCCGTCGCCGCCGGCCTCCTCGCCGTCCCCGACCCCGCCACCCTGGCCCCCCTCACCCACCAGGCCGACTACCTCAACGCCGACGACGACACCGAAGCCGGCCTCCCCGACCTCCTCAGCCGCTCCCTGCGCACCACCCGCCGCCCCGACATCCTCAAAATTGCCGTCACCCTCAAAGCCCTCGGCCGCCACGGCCTCGGCGAACTCGTCGACCGCACCCTCGCCGCCGCGCAGACCCTCGCCGACCTCATCGAGGCCCACCCCCGCTACGAGCTCCACTCCCGCCCCGCCCTCAGCACCGTCCTCTTCCGCCCCACCGGCGCCGACGACACCACCCTCGCCACCATCCGCCGCACCCTCCTCACTGACGGACAGGCCGTCCTCGGCCGCGCCACCACCCCCACCGGCCTCTGGCTCAAAGCCACCCTCCTCAACCCCCACACCCAACCCGGAGACCTCACCACCCTCCTCAAACTCGTGGAAGGCCACACGCCCCGATGA
- a CDS encoding lysine N(6)-hydroxylase/L-ornithine N(5)-oxygenase family protein, with the protein MSATPHPETPRTTHTTTPGEPLDLAGIGIGPFNLSLAALAHPLTPLRTAFYDQRPAFHWHPGLLIDGATLQVPFLADLVTLADPASPWTFLNYLKTRERLFPFYFAERFHLHRAEYDAYCRWVSENLPSLHFGHQIDAVRWNPEHEVFEVDFTQLDTEGEAEALGRTYARNLVLGIGTTPHVPVPLRPLAEAPAVPVIHSADYLDHRDTLLAAGHVTVIGAGQSGAEIFLDQLRARPAGRERLHWLARTPAFAPMEYSKLGLEHFTPDYTRYFHALPERVRDDLVPGQWQLHKGIDHATLGAIHDELYRRTLDGGWPDATLTPGVFVRTAGRVGTTKIELHLDHTQQGTRSRLTTDAVILATGYRERRMDTLLAAIDPYVRRDSGARPRIDADHRLALDPAVTGSVYVQNAETHTHGVGTPDLGLAAWRSATILNALTGNTPYPLPSRTAFTSFGLPQPSTGRTGMVPRQGSTLVPRR; encoded by the coding sequence ATGAGCGCCACCCCGCACCCGGAAACCCCCCGCACCACCCACACCACGACCCCCGGCGAACCCCTCGACCTCGCGGGCATCGGCATCGGCCCCTTCAACCTCTCCCTCGCCGCCCTCGCCCACCCCCTCACCCCCCTTCGCACCGCCTTCTACGACCAGCGCCCCGCCTTCCACTGGCACCCCGGCCTCCTCATCGACGGCGCCACCCTCCAAGTCCCCTTCCTCGCCGACCTGGTCACCCTCGCCGACCCCGCCAGCCCCTGGACCTTCCTGAACTACCTCAAAACCCGCGAACGGCTCTTCCCCTTCTACTTCGCCGAACGCTTCCACCTCCACCGCGCCGAATACGACGCCTACTGCCGCTGGGTCAGCGAAAACCTCCCCAGCCTCCACTTCGGCCACCAGATCGACGCCGTCCGCTGGAACCCCGAACACGAAGTCTTCGAAGTCGACTTCACCCAGCTCGACACCGAAGGCGAAGCCGAAGCCCTGGGCCGCACCTACGCCCGCAACCTCGTCCTCGGCATCGGCACCACCCCCCACGTCCCCGTCCCCCTCCGCCCCCTCGCCGAGGCCCCCGCCGTCCCCGTCATCCACTCCGCCGACTACCTCGACCACCGCGACACCCTGCTCGCCGCCGGCCACGTCACCGTCATCGGCGCCGGCCAGTCAGGCGCCGAAATCTTCCTCGACCAGCTCCGCGCCCGCCCCGCCGGCCGCGAACGCCTCCACTGGCTCGCCCGCACCCCCGCCTTCGCCCCCATGGAATACAGCAAACTCGGCCTCGAACACTTCACCCCCGACTACACCCGTTACTTCCACGCCCTGCCCGAACGCGTCCGCGACGACCTCGTCCCCGGCCAGTGGCAGCTCCACAAAGGCATCGACCACGCCACCCTCGGCGCCATCCACGACGAGCTCTACCGCCGCACCCTCGACGGCGGCTGGCCCGACGCCACCCTCACCCCCGGAGTCTTCGTCCGCACCGCCGGCCGCGTCGGCACCACCAAGATCGAACTCCACCTCGACCACACCCAGCAAGGCACCCGCTCCCGCCTCACCACCGACGCCGTCATCCTCGCCACCGGCTACCGCGAACGCCGCATGGACACCCTGCTCGCCGCCATCGACCCCTACGTACGCCGCGACTCCGGCGCACGCCCCCGCATCGACGCGGACCACCGCCTCGCCCTCGACCCCGCCGTCACCGGCTCCGTCTACGTCCAGAACGCCGAAACCCACACCCACGGCGTGGGCACCCCCGACCTCGGCCTCGCCGCCTGGCGCAGCGCCACCATCCTCAACGCCCTCACCGGCAACACCCCCTACCCCCTCCCCAGCCGCACCGCCTTCACCAGCTTCGGCCTCCCCCAGCCGTCGACGGGACGCACCGGCATGGTCCCCCGCCAGGGCTCCACCCTCGTCCCCCGCCGCTGA
- a CDS encoding SDR family oxidoreductase, with translation MVDNQFTTHAELFDLCGKRALVTGGTRGIGMMIARGLLQAGVRVVISSRNAEACAQAQEQLSTFGEVRAIPADLSRHDECRRLSDLVTADSERLDILVNNAGAMWDEPLATFPDAAWDTVVDLNLKSPFWLVQALLPALRRAGTADDPARIINIGSIAAIHIPQRPNYSYSSSKAALHQLTRVLAKELGPQHVTVNAVAPGPFPSTMMAATLDEFGEAIAASAPLRRIGRDDDMAGVAVFLASRAGAYLTGAVIPVDGGIATTA, from the coding sequence GTGGTAGACAACCAATTCACAACGCATGCAGAACTTTTCGATCTGTGTGGAAAGCGCGCGCTCGTCACCGGTGGCACCCGAGGCATCGGAATGATGATCGCGCGTGGCCTTCTCCAGGCGGGCGTCCGCGTGGTCATCAGCTCACGCAACGCAGAAGCGTGCGCTCAAGCGCAGGAACAGCTGTCCACATTTGGTGAGGTGCGGGCCATCCCCGCCGACCTGTCCCGCCACGACGAGTGTCGGCGACTGTCCGACCTCGTCACCGCCGACTCGGAGCGTCTCGACATCCTCGTCAACAACGCGGGCGCCATGTGGGACGAGCCGCTGGCGACGTTCCCAGACGCGGCCTGGGACACCGTCGTCGACCTCAACCTGAAGTCGCCGTTCTGGCTGGTCCAGGCGCTACTGCCCGCACTTCGCAGGGCGGGCACCGCCGACGATCCCGCGCGGATCATCAACATCGGCAGCATCGCTGCCATCCACATCCCCCAGCGGCCCAACTACTCGTACTCCAGCAGCAAGGCCGCACTGCATCAACTCACCAGAGTGCTCGCCAAGGAACTAGGACCGCAGCACGTCACCGTGAACGCCGTGGCGCCGGGACCGTTCCCGTCGACGATGATGGCTGCAACCCTCGATGAGTTCGGCGAGGCGATCGCGGCGTCGGCCCCACTACGCCGGATCGGCCGCGACGACGACATGGCGGGTGTCGCCGTGTTCCTCGCCAGCCGGGCAGGCGCATACCTGACAGGCGCCGTGATCCCCGTCGACGGCGGCATCGCCACAACCGCATAG
- a CDS encoding bifunctional metallophosphatase/5'-nucleotidase has product MSLDRRKFLGRSVVTGAGVALAGAAGAPAAGAVEGRGAGDPGGRGHRRERYAFTVMGTTDLHGNVFNWDYTTDAEFDDAAHNDVGLAKISTLVTQVRRERGRRNTLLIDAGDTIQGTQLAYYYAKVDPITDPGGPVHPMARAMNAIGYDAAALGNHEFNYGIPVLRKFEESCDFPLLGANAVDARSLRPAFRPYVLKRLRSPRGREVTVAVLGLTNPGIAIWDKAHVQGKLAFPGLVEQAAKWVPKLRSMGADVVIVAAHSGMSGTSSYGDQLPYVENAAALVAEQVPGIDAILVGHAHVEVPERRVVNKESGREVVLSEPLKWGQRLTLFDVAVEWHRGRWEVASVASRVLNSNAVAEDARITGLLRAEHRKVVAYVNRVIGRSKAEMTAAEAPVKDSPLLDFIAFVQAEVVRKALAGSAYASLPVLSQASCFSRTARVPEGDVTIRSMAALYPFDNTLEARVLTGAQVRAYLEFSARYYVRTAAGGPVDPSKVTNADGTPDYNYDAVSGVSYEIDIAKPAGQRIGKLMFGGKPLDDAARFVLAVNNYRASGGGNFPHVAAAEQVWSTSDEIRNLIIGWVQESGQIDPARFASVDWRLTRDGVPVF; this is encoded by the coding sequence ATGTCGCTTGACCGTAGGAAGTTCTTGGGGCGTTCCGTGGTGACGGGAGCCGGGGTGGCGCTCGCGGGGGCGGCGGGGGCGCCGGCGGCCGGGGCGGTGGAGGGCCGGGGCGCCGGTGATCCGGGTGGCCGCGGTCACCGGCGGGAGCGGTATGCCTTCACGGTCATGGGCACGACGGATCTGCACGGCAATGTCTTCAACTGGGATTACACCACCGACGCGGAGTTCGACGATGCGGCGCACAACGACGTCGGTCTGGCGAAGATTTCGACGCTGGTGACGCAGGTGCGGCGGGAGAGGGGCCGGCGGAACACGCTGTTGATCGATGCGGGCGACACGATTCAGGGGACGCAGTTGGCGTATTACTACGCCAAGGTGGATCCGATCACGGATCCGGGCGGTCCGGTGCATCCGATGGCGCGGGCGATGAATGCGATCGGCTATGACGCCGCGGCGCTGGGGAATCATGAGTTCAATTACGGCATTCCGGTGCTGCGGAAGTTCGAGGAGAGCTGTGATTTTCCGCTGCTGGGGGCGAATGCGGTGGATGCGAGGTCGTTGCGGCCGGCGTTCCGTCCGTATGTGCTGAAGCGTTTGCGGTCACCTCGTGGGCGGGAGGTGACCGTGGCGGTGCTGGGTTTGACGAATCCGGGGATCGCGATCTGGGACAAGGCGCATGTGCAGGGGAAGCTGGCGTTTCCGGGGCTGGTGGAGCAGGCGGCGAAGTGGGTGCCGAAGCTGCGGTCGATGGGCGCGGATGTGGTGATCGTGGCGGCGCATTCGGGGATGAGTGGTACGTCGTCGTACGGGGATCAGTTGCCGTATGTGGAGAATGCGGCGGCGTTGGTGGCGGAGCAGGTGCCGGGGATCGATGCGATTTTGGTGGGCCATGCGCATGTGGAGGTTCCCGAGCGGCGGGTGGTGAACAAGGAGTCGGGCCGGGAGGTGGTGCTCTCCGAGCCGTTGAAGTGGGGGCAGCGGCTGACGCTTTTCGATGTGGCGGTGGAGTGGCATCGGGGGCGCTGGGAGGTGGCGTCGGTCGCTTCGCGGGTTCTGAACTCGAATGCGGTGGCAGAGGATGCGCGGATCACGGGGTTGCTGCGGGCGGAGCACCGGAAGGTGGTGGCGTATGTGAATCGGGTGATCGGCCGGTCGAAGGCGGAGATGACGGCGGCCGAGGCGCCGGTAAAGGATTCGCCGCTTTTGGACTTCATTGCTTTTGTGCAGGCGGAGGTGGTGCGTAAGGCGCTTGCGGGGTCGGCGTATGCGTCGTTGCCGGTGTTGTCGCAGGCGTCGTGTTTTTCGCGGACGGCGAGGGTGCCGGAGGGGGATGTGACGATCCGGTCGATGGCGGCGTTGTATCCGTTCGACAATACGCTGGAGGCGCGGGTGTTGACGGGTGCGCAGGTGCGGGCGTATTTGGAGTTTTCGGCGCGGTATTACGTGCGAACGGCGGCCGGTGGTCCGGTGGATCCGTCGAAGGTGACGAATGCGGATGGTACGCCGGATTACAACTATGACGCGGTGAGCGGTGTCTCGTACGAGATCGATATCGCGAAGCCGGCGGGGCAGCGGATCGGGAAGCTGATGTTCGGTGGGAAGCCGTTGGATGATGCGGCGCGGTTCGTGCTGGCGGTGAACAATTACCGGGCGAGCGGTGGCGGTAATTTCCCGCATGTGGCGGCCGCGGAGCAGGTGTGGTCGACGTCCGACGAGATCCGGAATTTGATCATTGGGTGGGTGCAGGAGAGTGGGCAGATCGATCCGGCCCGGTTCGCTTCGGTGGACTGGAGGCTGACGCGGGACGGGGTGCCGGTGTTCTGA